Proteins encoded within one genomic window of Bacteroides sedimenti:
- a CDS encoding 1-acyl-sn-glycerol-3-phosphate acyltransferase, whose product MEKELIDITDLENISPIFKGKVGNHLAKFAIRLFAMDKVNRLYANSCEHSGSSFAASLLNDLGVNYRIGNIERLKHLPEGAFITISNHPYGGLDGIMLIDLMAGIRPDYKVMVNQFLCQIKAMEENFIPVRPKGKKDNGISTASVNGIRETLNRLKEGHPVGFFPSGAVSDLSLRDRCVRDREWQESIIRLIQKAEVPIVPIRFFDQNSPFFFSLGLIDWKVRLVRMPYEVFNKSKQNPRIGIGKLISVEEQQQFKDWQSLRTFLRKSVYDMPVPESFIPRTVIDLNKKPESEQ is encoded by the coding sequence TTGGAAAAAGAATTAATTGACATAACAGATCTGGAAAACATCTCACCCATATTCAAAGGGAAAGTAGGAAACCACTTGGCAAAATTTGCAATACGTTTATTTGCAATGGATAAGGTTAACAGATTGTACGCAAATTCGTGCGAACATTCCGGCTCCAGTTTTGCAGCAAGTTTGTTGAATGACCTCGGAGTAAATTACCGCATAGGGAATATAGAACGGCTAAAACACCTTCCCGAGGGAGCATTCATTACCATTTCGAACCATCCTTATGGCGGACTCGACGGAATTATGCTAATTGATTTAATGGCTGGCATACGTCCGGATTACAAGGTAATGGTCAACCAGTTCCTTTGCCAGATTAAGGCAATGGAAGAAAATTTTATTCCTGTCAGACCAAAAGGTAAAAAAGACAATGGCATCTCTACTGCAAGCGTTAACGGCATCCGCGAAACACTAAATCGATTAAAGGAGGGACATCCTGTCGGTTTCTTTCCTTCAGGTGCCGTATCTGATCTCAGTTTGCGCGACAGGTGCGTCAGAGATCGTGAATGGCAGGAAAGCATAATACGGCTTATTCAGAAGGCGGAGGTTCCTATTGTACCCATCCGATTCTTTGATCAGAATTCTCCCTTCTTCTTTTCACTGGGGCTGATAGACTGGAAGGTAAGGCTTGTAAGGATGCCTTATGAGGTATTCAATAAAAGTAAGCAAAATCCTCGCATCGGAATAGGAAAGCTAATCTCAGTCGAAGAGCAGCAACAATTCAAGGACTGGCAATCGCTGCGCACATTCTTACGGAAATCTGTCTATGATATGCCGGTTCCAGAAAGCTTTATTCCCAGAACAGTAATTGACTTGAATAAAAAACCAGAATCCGAGCAATAA
- a CDS encoding DUF4251 domain-containing protein, whose amino-acid sequence MKSTNKLIYLLVLVLGLSLPVNAQSKKEKKEARINAIKELVNAQKIKIDVDIAYPMTGASINLTSMYSLTVRNDSVYSYLPYYGVAYNIPYGGGSGLIFNAPITNYELKYKKDGTANIQFKTSSPDDNITYSISIYTSGKADIYVTPINRQGISYHGNFQYELHKQKK is encoded by the coding sequence ATGAAAAGTACAAATAAACTTATTTATCTGCTTGTCCTCGTGTTAGGGCTCTCTTTGCCGGTAAACGCTCAGAGTAAAAAGGAGAAAAAAGAAGCAAGGATCAATGCCATCAAGGAGTTGGTAAATGCTCAAAAGATTAAGATCGATGTAGATATAGCCTATCCCATGACAGGGGCAAGCATCAACCTGACTTCCATGTACAGCTTAACAGTAAGGAATGACTCCGTTTATTCATATCTTCCATACTATGGTGTAGCATATAATATTCCTTATGGTGGCGGTAGCGGGCTGATCTTTAATGCTCCAATAACCAACTATGAACTGAAATATAAGAAAGACGGTACTGCTAACATACAATTCAAAACAAGTTCGCCAGATGATAATATCACTTATTCTATTTCCATTTATACATCTGGTAAAGCTGACATTTATGTTACTCCGATCAACAGGCAAGGAATTTCCTATCACGGTAATTTTCAATATGAATTACACAAACAAAAGAAATAG
- a CDS encoding OmpA family protein: MKKSSIFYLVMFLFLCTNSNAQGWLKKLGDKVTDKVEKKLEKKTDQTIDKELNKKDKKTENKNKDDQGKVNPQGDEEKGGLESYSKYDFVPGDKIIYFEDFSQDAIGDFPTNWTGNSTGEVKKVNIAPGNWFHLNGKDGVYCYTKKIAFPENFIFEFDFIPDKNYSRGIILNMYEEDPQRPQEINDDAWPGLHGLKLIIVDDRWETTGYENKSGGESLSGSSEINPVVKEKVNHVIIWVQKRRVRIYHQGAKVLDIPTNIHSTTKFNKIVFNGWDRNSLPYITNLKITTASPDTRSKLLTEGKVISYGIYFDTGKDVVKPESYGSIRDIANVLNENPAVRIKIVGHTDSDGDDAMNLDLSKRRAANVKQCLIDEFKIDGSRIETDGKGKTEPIATNNSVENKAKNRRVEFIKL; the protein is encoded by the coding sequence ATGAAAAAAAGCAGCATTTTCTATTTAGTTATGTTCCTGTTTCTCTGCACCAATTCCAATGCACAGGGATGGCTTAAGAAATTGGGTGATAAGGTAACAGACAAGGTCGAAAAGAAGTTAGAAAAGAAGACTGACCAAACAATCGACAAGGAGCTGAATAAAAAGGATAAAAAGACCGAAAATAAGAATAAAGATGACCAAGGCAAGGTAAATCCTCAGGGAGATGAAGAAAAAGGTGGTTTGGAAAGCTATTCAAAATACGATTTTGTGCCGGGTGATAAGATTATCTATTTCGAAGATTTCTCGCAGGATGCTATTGGGGACTTTCCTACAAACTGGACAGGAAACAGTACCGGTGAAGTTAAAAAGGTAAATATTGCACCGGGAAACTGGTTCCATCTTAACGGCAAAGATGGGGTATATTGCTATACTAAAAAGATTGCATTCCCCGAAAACTTTATTTTTGAGTTCGACTTTATTCCGGACAAGAACTATTCCCGGGGAATAATATTGAATATGTATGAAGAAGACCCTCAGAGGCCACAAGAGATAAATGATGATGCATGGCCGGGCTTGCATGGTTTGAAACTCATTATCGTGGACGACCGTTGGGAAACCACAGGATATGAAAACAAATCGGGCGGTGAATCATTGAGCGGTTCATCGGAAATAAATCCGGTGGTAAAGGAAAAGGTGAACCACGTAATTATCTGGGTGCAGAAAAGAAGAGTACGGATATACCACCAGGGAGCAAAAGTGCTGGATATTCCGACCAATATTCATAGCACGACCAAGTTCAACAAAATTGTATTCAACGGGTGGGACCGCAACAGTCTGCCCTACATCACCAACCTGAAAATAACCACCGCTTCACCAGATACACGAAGCAAATTGCTTACCGAAGGAAAGGTTATTTCGTATGGCATTTATTTCGATACGGGAAAAGATGTGGTAAAGCCTGAATCTTATGGTTCAATCCGGGATATTGCTAATGTTCTGAATGAGAACCCAGCGGTAAGGATAAAGATTGTTGGTCATACCGACAGCGATGGCGATGACGCCATGAATCTGGACCTTTCGAAAAGAAGAGCTGCAAACGTGAAGCAATGCCTAATTGATGAATTCAAGATTGATGGCTCCAGAATTGAAACAGACGGCAAAGGCAAGACAGAACCCATTGCAACCAATAACAGCGTTGAGAACAAGGCTAAGAACCGTAGAGTTGAGTTTATTAAACTGTAA
- a CDS encoding CYTH domain-containing protein: MAQEIERKFLVKGEFKPEAYSSSHIVQGYISSVRGRTVRVRIRDEKGYLTIKGAANASGTSRYEWEKEIPLGEAQELMKLCEPGIIDKTRYLVRSGRHIFEIDEFCGENEGLVIAEVELGSEDESFEKPPFVGEEVTGDIRYYNSQLMKNPYSNWK, translated from the coding sequence ATGGCACAGGAGATTGAGCGGAAGTTCTTAGTGAAAGGGGAGTTCAAGCCAGAGGCTTATTCCTCCAGTCACATCGTACAAGGATACATAAGCAGTGTGCGTGGGCGCACTGTCCGTGTACGGATTCGCGATGAAAAGGGATATCTCACCATTAAAGGTGCGGCCAATGCTTCGGGCACAAGCCGCTACGAATGGGAAAAAGAGATTCCGCTTGGAGAGGCGCAAGAACTGATGAAGCTTTGTGAGCCCGGCATTATCGATAAAACCAGGTATCTGGTGAGAAGCGGACGCCATATCTTTGAAATAGACGAGTTTTGCGGGGAAAATGAGGGGCTTGTAATAGCCGAAGTGGAACTGGGCTCGGAAGATGAATCTTTTGAGAAGCCTCCTTTTGTAGGCGAAGAGGTAACCGGAGATATCCGTTATTACAATTCGCAACTGATGAAGAATCCTTATTCCAACTGGAAATAG
- a CDS encoding MgtC/SapB family protein, with the protein MEKFYQLFPQELVTFVLVTLFSLLIGLSQRKLSLKKEGEGVEKTFFGTDRTFTFIGILGYLLYILDPANLIPFMGGGFALVILFGLNYYVKMSQHNIFGITSIVTGLITYCLAPIVVTQPSWFYVMVVVTVLLFSEMKHTFVEIAQHMQNDEMITLAKFLAISGIILPMLPNENLIPGINLTPYTIWLATVVVSGISYLSYLLKRYVFKESGTLLSGIIGGLYSSTATISVLARRCKHAKEREIPDYVASMLMAVSMMYLRLLILIPIFSLKIFVSAYPYLLIMAVVSAAVAWYIHKKGDSTEAMEKTEDDDDDSSNPLEFKVALIFAFLFVLFTVVTHYTLIYTGTGGLNVLSFLSGLSDITPFILTLLQDTGSVAIGVAVACIMQAIISNNLMKMCYALFFSGRRKEMLPFLTTGFSVVIAVNVALLIFFYL; encoded by the coding sequence ATGGAGAAGTTCTATCAATTGTTCCCTCAGGAACTGGTTACATTTGTACTGGTAACGTTGTTTTCACTCCTCATAGGTCTTTCACAGCGTAAGTTGAGCCTGAAGAAGGAGGGAGAAGGGGTTGAGAAAACCTTTTTTGGAACCGACCGCACCTTTACTTTCATTGGGATACTAGGCTACCTTCTCTATATTCTTGATCCGGCCAATCTTATACCTTTTATGGGAGGTGGATTTGCACTGGTCATTCTTTTCGGGCTGAACTATTATGTAAAAATGTCTCAGCACAATATCTTTGGAATTACCAGCATTGTTACCGGACTGATAACCTATTGTCTGGCGCCCATTGTGGTTACGCAGCCCTCCTGGTTTTATGTCATGGTGGTGGTCACCGTACTTCTGTTTTCGGAAATGAAACACACCTTTGTTGAGATTGCCCAACATATGCAGAACGACGAGATGATTACCCTTGCCAAGTTCCTGGCAATTAGTGGTATTATCCTTCCGATGCTTCCAAATGAGAACTTGATTCCCGGTATTAATCTTACTCCTTATACCATTTGGTTGGCTACAGTCGTGGTTTCTGGTATATCCTACCTCTCTTACCTGCTGAAAAGATATGTTTTCAAGGAGTCGGGGACACTGCTCTCGGGCATTATTGGCGGACTTTACAGCAGCACTGCCACTATTTCGGTGCTGGCACGCCGATGCAAGCATGCAAAAGAGAGGGAAATTCCAGATTATGTAGCTTCAATGCTTATGGCAGTGAGCATGATGTATCTGCGGTTACTGATTCTGATACCTATCTTCAGTCTCAAGATTTTCGTGTCAGCCTATCCCTATCTGCTTATAATGGCTGTTGTTTCGGCGGCTGTGGCATGGTATATTCATAAAAAAGGTGATTCTACGGAGGCTATGGAAAAGACAGAGGACGACGACGATGATAGCAGTAACCCGCTAGAGTTTAAGGTTGCCCTGATTTTTGCTTTCTTATTTGTATTGTTCACGGTGGTTACTCATTACACCCTGATCTATACCGGAACCGGAGGACTCAATGTTCTTTCCTTCTTATCAGGTTTGAGCGATATTACCCCGTTTATCTTAACGCTGCTTCAAGATACCGGAAGCGTGGCGATAGGTGTGGCAGTAGCATGTATAATGCAGGCTATTATCAGCAACAACCTGATGAAGATGTGCTATGCACTCTTCTTCTCGGGCAGAAGGAAAGAGATGCTCCCTTTCCTGACTACCGGTTTTTCTGTTGTTATAGCCGTTAATGTAGCTCTACTTATCTTCTTTTATCTCTAG
- a CDS encoding GtrA family protein, whose amino-acid sequence MIEKLFVFTKAQISSGIGGIVDYIIMILCTELLGVHYTVSIAIGGIVGAFINFSLNKSWTFQSKSCNYKYSYWKQLTRFAFVVINSILLKAGGTYYITTFHHISYEFSRIITDLIVSLGINYTLQHYWVFKKSAPNSIKSKL is encoded by the coding sequence ATGATTGAAAAACTATTTGTGTTCACTAAAGCCCAGATATCATCTGGAATAGGCGGAATAGTTGACTATATAATCATGATTTTATGCACCGAACTTCTAGGTGTACATTATACAGTCTCAATCGCCATTGGCGGAATAGTGGGCGCATTCATCAATTTTTCCTTAAACAAGTCCTGGACTTTTCAATCAAAGAGTTGCAATTATAAATATTCTTACTGGAAACAACTAACCCGGTTTGCATTTGTTGTTATTAACAGCATCCTGCTAAAGGCGGGCGGAACCTATTATATTACAACATTTCATCATATAAGTTATGAGTTTAGCCGCATAATAACCGATCTGATTGTCTCTCTAGGAATAAACTATACCCTTCAGCATTACTGGGTATTTAAGAAAAGCGCTCCCAACTCTATCAAAAGCAAACTTTAA
- a CDS encoding CDP-alcohol phosphatidyltransferase family protein, whose protein sequence is MRNKLSRDKIETLNTISKGRHRTNLLKVQEQKALAFLVEHTPSCITPNMLTSIGMVGSIITAGSFVLAAYIHINYLLLGILGFAINWLGDSLDGRIAYYRKTPRKWYGFSLDITVDWITTILIGLGYVIYVDGPWKFLGFGFVVMYGWEMITTLLRYKITDKYSIDSGLFGPTEVRILISMILILEVLIEDSIIYSGVIICIMLFIANLTDTNKLLNMADSRDITDRENKLNKGDD, encoded by the coding sequence ATGAGAAATAAGCTATCACGTGACAAAATAGAAACATTAAATACCATTTCAAAAGGACGCCATCGAACTAACCTACTTAAGGTTCAGGAACAGAAAGCACTTGCTTTTCTTGTGGAGCATACTCCATCCTGCATCACCCCGAACATGCTAACCTCGATCGGGATGGTTGGAAGCATAATTACCGCAGGTAGTTTCGTACTTGCAGCCTATATCCACATCAACTACCTCTTATTGGGTATTCTGGGATTTGCTATCAACTGGCTGGGCGATTCGCTCGATGGAAGAATTGCCTATTACCGTAAAACTCCTCGTAAATGGTACGGTTTCTCGCTGGATATCACTGTCGACTGGATTACAACAATACTGATAGGTTTGGGATACGTGATATACGTTGATGGCCCATGGAAATTCCTGGGATTCGGTTTCGTAGTTATGTACGGCTGGGAAATGATTACAACTTTACTAAGATATAAAATTACAGATAAATACAGCATAGACAGCGGCTTATTCGGCCCAACGGAAGTAAGAATCCTTATTTCGATGATTTTAATACTCGAAGTGCTTATTGAAGATTCTATTATTTATTCGGGAGTCATTATCTGTATCATGCTTTTCATTGCCAATCTGACTGATACCAACAAGCTACTGAATATGGCAGATTCACGCGACATTACTGATAGAGAAAACAAACTGAATAAAGGAGATGATTGA
- a CDS encoding Yip1 family protein: MNIIERAKRIILSPKTEWLVIDSEQKNSTQVLTTYLILLAIIPAVGNLIGYGLVGYRVIDIHIGLMDMAVRQAVTSFVGIILGAYLSAFILTWLAPKFASTESFDKAFQLVAYSYTPMCVAGILYIIPSLSGIAVIFGLYGLYILYLGIAPMMKTPEDKVTSYFLTSIVFVIIVSILISLLLGALFILF; encoded by the coding sequence ATGAATATTATCGAGCGAGCAAAAAGAATCATCCTTTCTCCCAAAACCGAATGGCTGGTTATTGACTCTGAACAAAAGAATTCAACCCAGGTATTAACAACATACCTGATTCTGCTGGCAATAATTCCCGCAGTTGGAAACCTGATAGGCTATGGATTAGTTGGATATAGGGTAATTGACATTCATATAGGCTTAATGGATATGGCCGTCCGTCAGGCAGTAACCTCGTTTGTAGGTATTATTTTAGGAGCTTATCTATCAGCTTTTATCTTAACCTGGTTGGCCCCTAAGTTTGCTTCCACAGAAAGTTTTGATAAAGCATTCCAGTTGGTTGCATATTCTTATACACCAATGTGCGTGGCAGGCATTCTCTATATTATACCAAGCCTGTCGGGCATTGCAGTAATCTTCGGATTGTACGGACTCTACATACTCTATCTGGGCATCGCACCTATGATGAAAACACCGGAAGACAAAGTTACTTCCTATTTCCTCACATCCATAGTCTTTGTCATAATCGTATCTATATTAATTTCACTACTGCTTGGAGCTTTATTCATTCTTTTTTAA